The following proteins are co-located in the Echinicola sp. 20G genome:
- a CDS encoding class I SAM-dependent methyltransferase, translating into MIKKFIKRNLKYLLSKSPYFLQKAKNLIHEIEPNKNIFLDYPVSLNQRYSLCNPHLHISSFLKKNNYVYKSNLEYFLQFKDNYLEIPVSELEKHEINDPTWINGFIPGLDLISLYGFLVKYKPNIYIEVGSGNSTKIAKRAIEDYQLQTTIFSIDPSPRNEINEICDHIIRKPLEEVDLNVFNKLEKGDFLFIDNSHRVLMNSDAIAVFLDIIPNLKSGVIIQIHDVFLPYDYPQNWSDRFYSEQYMLANILIYGSDKFDVILPNFYISKLSELAQILNPIWDINILSGVERHGASFWFMKK; encoded by the coding sequence ATGATTAAAAAATTCATAAAAAGAAATTTAAAATATTTATTAAGTAAGAGTCCTTATTTCCTTCAAAAGGCAAAGAATTTGATTCATGAAATTGAACCTAATAAGAACATTTTTTTAGATTATCCTGTAAGTCTAAATCAGAGGTATTCATTATGCAATCCACATTTACATATTAGTTCCTTTTTAAAGAAAAACAATTACGTATATAAATCTAATCTTGAATATTTTTTGCAATTCAAGGATAATTATCTAGAAATTCCCGTTTCAGAATTGGAAAAACATGAGATTAATGATCCTACTTGGATAAATGGATTTATCCCTGGACTTGATTTAATTTCTTTATATGGATTCTTAGTAAAGTATAAACCTAACATTTACATTGAAGTTGGATCTGGAAACTCAACTAAGATTGCTAAGAGGGCCATTGAAGATTATCAATTACAAACAACAATCTTTTCTATAGACCCTTCTCCTAGAAATGAAATTAATGAAATTTGCGATCATATAATAAGGAAGCCTCTAGAAGAAGTTGATCTTAATGTTTTCAATAAATTGGAAAAAGGTGATTTTTTATTTATTGATAACTCACATAGAGTTTTGATGAATTCAGATGCTATAGCAGTTTTCTTGGATATTATTCCTAATCTTAAAAGTGGAGTAATTATCCAGATTCATGATGTATTTCTCCCATATGATTATCCTCAGAATTGGAGTGACAGATTTTATTCTGAACAATATATGTTGGCAAATATTTTGATCTATGGCTCTGACAAGTTTGATGTTATTTTACCTAATTTTTATATCAGTAAATTATCAGAACTTGCTCAGATATTAAATCCAATTTGGGACATTAATATATTAAGTGGCGTTGAAAGACACGGAGCTTCATTTTGGTTCATGAAAAAATAA